In Saccharomonospora marina XMU15, one genomic interval encodes:
- a CDS encoding M16 family metallopeptidase, with translation MTSATHRDAEQIGRTATGPRQLPALGEQRPPAELSHTDTVLGNGLRVLAARKPTVPMVELRLSIPFAGDDPSHPATAEVLAETMLTGTKRRDRIAIDTELALIGGDLGTVVDPEHLSVSGSALASGLPTLLDVLADVLTEAVHTDGEVGREAERIVERLAVARTQPRVIAREALQRRRYGDHPYTREVPRPEDVAAVTPEAVRLLHARAVLPGGSTLVIVGDIDTDAVIGEVERALGSWRGDGEAKRLAELPDLTPGDLLLVGRTGAVQSQLRLSAQAVPRTDPRYPAVQLANLTFGGYFSSRLVENIREDKGYTYGAHSGFEFTGQKATLQVEADTASEVTAAALLETRYELGRLGLVPPTDADVEAVRQYAIGSLLISSSSQTGLANQLSALTDVGLGAQWLTSHPDRLARVTTEEVAQAALEFFAPSRFTGVVVGDAEVLAPQLLALGDVTVEGAS, from the coding sequence GTGACCTCAGCGACTCACCGCGACGCGGAGCAGATCGGCCGCACCGCAACGGGCCCGAGGCAGCTGCCTGCGCTGGGCGAGCAGCGGCCACCCGCCGAACTCAGCCACACCGACACCGTCCTCGGCAACGGTCTTCGAGTGCTGGCCGCGCGCAAGCCCACCGTGCCGATGGTCGAGCTGCGGCTGTCGATCCCGTTCGCGGGCGACGACCCCTCGCACCCGGCCACCGCCGAGGTGCTGGCCGAAACCATGCTCACCGGCACGAAGCGGCGTGACCGGATCGCCATCGACACCGAGCTCGCCCTCATCGGTGGTGACCTCGGCACGGTGGTCGATCCCGAGCACCTCAGCGTGTCGGGCAGCGCGCTGGCCAGCGGCCTGCCGACCCTGCTCGACGTCCTCGCCGACGTGCTCACCGAGGCCGTGCACACCGACGGTGAGGTGGGCAGGGAAGCCGAGCGGATCGTGGAACGGCTCGCCGTCGCCCGTACGCAGCCAAGGGTGATCGCCCGCGAGGCGCTGCAGCGGCGCCGCTACGGCGACCACCCCTACACCCGCGAGGTGCCGCGACCGGAGGACGTCGCCGCCGTCACCCCGGAAGCCGTGCGGCTGCTGCACGCACGGGCCGTGCTGCCCGGCGGTTCCACCCTCGTGATCGTCGGCGACATCGACACCGACGCCGTGATCGGCGAGGTGGAGCGTGCGCTCGGCTCCTGGCGCGGCGACGGCGAGGCGAAGCGGCTCGCCGAGTTGCCCGACCTCACCCCGGGTGACCTGCTGCTCGTCGGCAGGACCGGTGCGGTGCAGTCGCAGCTGCGGCTGTCGGCACAGGCCGTGCCGAGGACGGATCCGCGTTACCCGGCGGTGCAACTGGCGAACCTCACCTTCGGCGGGTACTTCTCCTCGCGGCTGGTGGAGAACATCCGCGAGGACAAGGGCTACACCTACGGCGCCCACTCCGGCTTCGAGTTCACAGGGCAGAAGGCGACGCTTCAGGTGGAGGCCGACACCGCCAGCGAGGTGACGGCGGCCGCGTTGCTGGAGACCCGCTACGAACTGGGCAGGCTCGGGCTGGTTCCGCCGACGGACGCCGATGTCGAGGCGGTGCGCCAGTACGCCATCGGCTCGCTGCTCATCTCCTCGTCGTCGCAGACCGGGCTGGCCAACCAGCTGTCCGCGCTCACCGACGTCGGTCTCGGTGCGCAGTGGCTGACCTCGCATCCGGACCGGCTCGCGCGAGTCACCACCGAGGAGGTGGCTCAGGCGGCGCTGGAGTTCTTCGCCCCGAGCCGCTTCACCGGAGTCGTGGTTGGCGACGCGGAGGTGCTCGCACCGCAACTGCTGGCACTCGGCGACGTCACGGTCGAGGGCGCGAGCTGA
- a CDS encoding ATP-dependent helicase, producing MTRQQPPPVSPGELAQALGLNPPTDEQAAVIAAPCEPALVVAGAGAGKTETMAARVVWLVANGFVSPERVLGLTFTRKAARQLGERVRARLRRLAGSGLLDRVDPTGQRRIDVLTTEPTVLTYHAYAGRLLAEHGLRLPVRPGARMLSETASWQLAHRVVSTWDKDLDTDRVPASVTAQLLALSGELGEHLVEPEQLREYTEWFASLVESAPRAKGQRAALPVALSEIVAAQRLRVELLPLIDGYRQRKRAEGALDFADQMSLAARLAEQQPDVVAGERERYAAVLLDEYQDTGHAQRVLLRSLFGGEDPMPVTAVGDPAQAIYGWRGASAANLPRFTTDFPRRDGDRLLPAREYGMLTSFRNPPQVLTLANAVAEPLRAAGLGVRELRARDGADAADIRCALLPDVRTEREWVADELASVWLQRREATGNPPTAAVLVRRRADMAPIAAALRERGLPVEVVGLGGLLDEPEVADLVASLRVLAEPLSGTAAARLLTGARWRLAAADLGALWRRAGELSAADDAIVAERAEQAGLIDAVDDPGDPSRYSEQGYTRIRRLGKELAALRRRLDQPLPELVSDVERTMLLDVEALARQGGAGRAHLDAFADVVTEYAENAPTATLLSFLDYLATAEHAEDGLPPGEVEVVPDRVQVLTAHSAKGLEWQVVAVPHLVHDTFPGKRRSSSWLRTVPELPAALRGDAQDLPRLQLRGDEDRKQVIEACAEHEERFAERHAEEERRLCYVALTRSEQCLLVSGHWWNSSSAKPKGPSRFLTELAELVSADKTEPPLATIAHWAPRPAADEPNPLVTASRSAEWPVDPLGGRRDAVREGADLVLQALEELDLPIEDDDPDGWIADTDVLLAERERARDRTEEITLPGQLSVSQLVELAGEPQALARRLRRPLPFPPNIYARRGTAFHGWLERRFASQRLLELDDLPGAADVGGEDADLTRLREAFERSVWAARTPHDVEVPFCTDIDGVTVRGRMDAVFADDDGGWTVVDWKTGAVPDGDRLPALSVQLAAYRLAWANLSGTPLAKVRAAFHYVRHDRTLRPVDLLDADGLRDLLRTVPERE from the coding sequence GTGACGCGACAGCAGCCGCCGCCGGTCAGTCCCGGCGAGCTGGCGCAGGCGCTGGGCCTGAACCCACCCACCGACGAACAGGCCGCCGTCATCGCCGCCCCCTGCGAGCCCGCGCTGGTCGTCGCGGGCGCGGGCGCAGGCAAGACCGAGACGATGGCGGCAAGGGTGGTGTGGCTGGTGGCCAACGGTTTCGTCAGCCCCGAGCGCGTGCTCGGCCTCACGTTCACCCGCAAGGCCGCCCGCCAGCTCGGGGAACGGGTGCGTGCGCGGTTGCGCAGGCTCGCGGGTTCAGGGCTGCTCGACCGCGTCGATCCGACAGGGCAGCGCAGGATCGATGTGCTGACAACGGAACCGACCGTGCTCACCTACCACGCCTACGCGGGCAGGCTGCTCGCCGAGCACGGGTTGCGGCTGCCGGTGCGGCCGGGAGCCAGAATGCTGTCGGAAACCGCCTCCTGGCAACTCGCCCACCGCGTGGTGTCCACGTGGGACAAGGATCTCGACACCGACCGGGTTCCCGCCTCTGTCACCGCGCAGCTGCTGGCGCTCAGCGGCGAGCTGGGTGAGCACCTTGTCGAGCCCGAACAGCTGCGCGAATACACCGAGTGGTTCGCAAGTCTCGTGGAAAGCGCGCCGCGAGCCAAGGGTCAGCGGGCGGCACTGCCGGTAGCCCTGTCGGAAATCGTGGCGGCGCAGCGGTTGCGGGTGGAACTGCTGCCGCTCATCGACGGCTACCGGCAGCGCAAGCGGGCGGAGGGGGCACTCGACTTCGCCGACCAGATGTCGCTGGCCGCGCGGCTTGCCGAGCAGCAACCGGACGTGGTCGCGGGTGAGCGGGAACGCTACGCGGCCGTGCTGCTCGACGAGTACCAGGACACCGGCCACGCGCAGCGGGTGCTGTTGCGGTCGCTGTTCGGCGGTGAGGACCCGATGCCGGTCACCGCCGTCGGCGACCCGGCGCAGGCCATCTACGGCTGGCGTGGTGCGAGCGCGGCGAACCTGCCTCGGTTCACCACGGACTTCCCTCGCCGCGACGGTGACCGGCTGCTGCCCGCACGCGAGTACGGCATGCTCACCAGCTTCCGCAACCCGCCACAGGTGCTCACGCTGGCCAACGCGGTCGCGGAGCCGCTGCGCGCGGCCGGGCTGGGCGTGCGCGAGCTGCGGGCTAGGGACGGCGCGGATGCCGCCGACATCCGCTGCGCGTTGCTGCCCGATGTGCGGACCGAACGCGAGTGGGTCGCCGACGAACTCGCGAGCGTGTGGCTGCAGCGGCGGGAGGCCACTGGCAACCCGCCGACGGCCGCGGTGCTGGTTCGCAGGCGCGCGGACATGGCACCGATCGCGGCGGCGCTGCGCGAGCGGGGCCTGCCGGTCGAGGTCGTCGGACTCGGTGGCCTGCTCGACGAACCCGAGGTCGCCGACCTGGTGGCCAGCCTGCGCGTGCTGGCCGAGCCGCTGTCGGGCACGGCGGCGGCCCGGCTGCTCACCGGCGCCAGATGGCGGCTGGCCGCGGCTGACCTCGGTGCGCTGTGGCGGAGGGCGGGTGAGCTGTCCGCTGCCGACGATGCGATCGTCGCCGAACGCGCGGAGCAGGCCGGGCTGATCGACGCGGTCGACGACCCCGGCGATCCCTCGCGTTACTCGGAGCAGGGATACACCCGTATCCGCAGGTTGGGCAAGGAGCTCGCGGCATTGCGGCGCAGGCTCGACCAGCCGTTGCCCGAGCTGGTCTCCGATGTGGAACGCACGATGCTGCTCGATGTGGAGGCGCTGGCGAGGCAGGGTGGCGCGGGCAGGGCACACCTTGACGCCTTCGCGGACGTGGTCACCGAGTACGCGGAGAACGCGCCGACCGCCACCCTGCTGTCCTTCCTGGACTACCTCGCCACGGCCGAGCACGCAGAGGACGGCCTGCCACCCGGCGAGGTCGAGGTGGTGCCCGACCGGGTGCAGGTGCTCACCGCGCATTCGGCGAAGGGCCTGGAATGGCAGGTGGTGGCCGTGCCGCACCTGGTCCACGACACCTTCCCCGGCAAGCGGCGCTCGTCGTCGTGGTTGCGAACCGTGCCGGAGCTGCCTGCCGCGCTGCGCGGCGATGCGCAGGATCTGCCGCGCCTGCAACTGCGCGGCGACGAGGACCGCAAGCAGGTGATCGAGGCCTGCGCCGAGCACGAGGAACGCTTCGCCGAGCGGCACGCCGAGGAGGAGCGCAGGCTGTGCTACGTCGCTCTGACCAGATCGGAACAGTGCCTGCTCGTGTCGGGGCACTGGTGGAACTCCAGCAGCGCGAAACCGAAGGGACCGTCTCGGTTTCTCACCGAACTCGCCGAGCTCGTCTCGGCGGACAAGACCGAGCCACCGCTTGCCACGATCGCGCACTGGGCACCCCGACCGGCAGCCGACGAGCCGAACCCGCTGGTCACGGCGTCTCGCTCGGCCGAGTGGCCGGTGGACCCGCTCGGTGGGCGCCGCGATGCCGTTCGCGAGGGCGCCGACCTGGTGCTCCAAGCGCTGGAGGAACTGGACCTGCCGATCGAGGACGACGATCCGGACGGCTGGATCGCGGACACGGACGTGTTGCTCGCCGAGCGCGAACGCGCCCGCGACCGCACCGAGGAGATCACCCTGCCGGGTCAGCTCTCGGTGAGCCAGTTGGTCGAACTCGCCGGCGAGCCGCAGGCGCTGGCCCGCAGACTCCGCAGGCCGCTGCCGTTCCCGCCCAACATCTACGCGCGCAGGGGCACGGCCTTCCACGGCTGGCTCGAACGGCGCTTCGCCAGTCAGCGCCTGCTGGAACTCGACGACCTGCCAGGAGCCGCCGACGTCGGCGGCGAGGATGCGGACCTCACGCGACTGCGGGAGGCGTTCGAACGCAGCGTGTGGGCGGCCCGCACGCCGCATGACGTGGAGGTGCCGTTCTGCACCGACATCGACGGCGTGACCGTGCGGGGCAGGATGGACGCCGTCTTCGCGGATGACGACGGTGGCTGGACCGTGGTGGACTGGAAGACGGGTGCCGTGCCCGACGGCGACCGGCTGCCCGCGCTCTCGGTCCAGCTCGCCGCCTACCGGCTGGCCTGGGCGAACCTTTCCGGGACCCCGCTGGCGAAGGTGCGGGCCGCGTTCCACTACGTGCGCCACGACCGGACCCTGCGGCCGGTGGATCTGCTGGACGCCGACGGGTTACGGGACCTGCTCAGGACGGTTCCGGAGAGGGAATAG
- a CDS encoding M16 family metallopeptidase codes for MAVPQLHRFTLDNGLRVVLAPDGTAPVVGVSVHYDVGFRSEPEGRTGFAHLFEHLMFQGSESLEKLAHFRYVQSSGGIFNGSTHPDYTDYFEVLPSSALERALFLEADRMRAPKLTEENLANQIDVVKEEIRLNVLNRPYGGFPWILLPPVLYSTFPNAHNGYGDFTDLEQATLDDCAAFFDTYYAPANAVLTVAGDIEVDRARELIEKHFGDVPARPKPQRPSFAEPRPTEELRGSHTDPHAPLPALAVGYRMPDPVNELDGYLAHLVLAGLLTDGDGSRLQQRLVHREPLVTDVNAGAGLFGPFEARDPDTFSITAIHAPDVAPERVLGALDEELDALATTPPEERELAKVTARWSANLHGDHDRLVSRTLAFGSLELLHGDAALAVGLADRIAGVTAEQVAEAAKGLRPDSRAVLVVEPDQGDAK; via the coding sequence ATGGCCGTACCCCAGCTACACAGATTCACTCTCGACAACGGCCTTCGGGTCGTGCTCGCACCGGACGGGACCGCACCCGTCGTCGGCGTAAGCGTGCACTACGACGTGGGCTTTCGATCCGAACCCGAGGGCAGGACCGGGTTCGCGCACCTGTTCGAGCACCTCATGTTCCAGGGCAGCGAGAGCCTGGAGAAGCTGGCGCACTTTCGCTACGTGCAAAGCAGCGGGGGCATCTTCAACGGCTCGACCCATCCCGACTACACCGACTACTTCGAGGTACTGCCGTCCTCGGCGCTGGAGCGGGCGTTGTTCCTCGAGGCCGACCGCATGCGCGCCCCCAAGCTGACCGAGGAGAACCTCGCCAACCAGATCGACGTGGTCAAGGAGGAGATCCGGCTCAACGTGCTCAACCGGCCCTACGGCGGGTTCCCGTGGATCCTGCTGCCGCCGGTGCTGTACTCCACCTTCCCGAACGCGCACAACGGCTACGGCGACTTCACCGACCTCGAACAGGCCACACTGGACGACTGCGCCGCCTTCTTCGACACCTACTACGCGCCCGCGAACGCGGTGCTGACGGTCGCGGGCGACATCGAGGTCGATCGCGCCCGCGAACTGATCGAGAAACACTTCGGCGACGTGCCCGCACGGCCGAAGCCGCAGCGGCCCTCGTTCGCAGAGCCGAGGCCGACCGAGGAACTGCGCGGCAGCCACACCGACCCGCACGCTCCGCTTCCCGCGCTGGCCGTCGGCTACCGCATGCCGGACCCGGTCAACGAACTGGACGGCTACCTAGCCCACCTGGTGCTCGCGGGGCTGCTGACCGACGGCGACGGTTCACGGTTGCAGCAGCGGCTGGTGCACCGCGAACCGCTGGTCACCGACGTCAACGCGGGCGCGGGGCTGTTCGGCCCGTTCGAGGCCCGTGACCCCGACACGTTCTCCATCACCGCGATCCACGCGCCCGACGTCGCGCCCGAGCGGGTGCTTGGCGCTTTGGACGAGGAGCTGGACGCGCTCGCCACCACGCCACCCGAGGAGCGGGAACTGGCGAAGGTGACGGCGCGGTGGAGCGCGAACCTGCACGGCGACCACGACCGGTTGGTCTCCAGGACGCTGGCGTTCGGTTCGCTCGAACTGCTGCACGGCGACGCCGCGCTGGCGGTCGGCCTCGCCGACCGCATCGCGGGTGTGACCGCGGAGCAGGTGGCCGAGGCCGCCAAGGGGCTTCGGCCGGACTCGCGTGCCGTGCTCGTCGTGGAACCGGACCAGGGAGATGCCAAGTGA
- a CDS encoding SDR family NAD(P)-dependent oxidoreductase: MRPLTEQIILITGATSGLGHHLATELAHRGAHVIAHGRDMDRLRRLRDELGVETVRADFAALSQVDRLADELLQRHDRLDVLVNNAGIGSGDDPAKRQESMDGIELRFAVNYLAGYHLTRRLLPLLLPPARIVNVASAGQQEIDFADPELLTGYDGMTAYMRSKLAQVMFTIDLAEQLHGTGVTANALHPATFMDTAMVRQAGRTPVSTVAEGARATLRLITEAELDGVSGRYFDGTRRAQPHPQATDPSARERLRLLSDELIATALKPGA, encoded by the coding sequence ATGAGACCACTTACCGAGCAAATCATCCTCATCACCGGCGCCACCAGCGGGCTCGGTCACCACCTCGCGACCGAGCTCGCTCACCGTGGCGCCCACGTCATCGCACACGGCCGCGACATGGATCGGCTGCGGCGGCTGCGTGACGAGTTGGGGGTGGAGACGGTGCGGGCCGACTTCGCCGCGCTGTCCCAGGTCGACCGCCTCGCCGACGAGTTGCTCCAGCGGCACGACCGGCTGGACGTGCTGGTGAACAACGCGGGCATCGGCAGCGGCGACGACCCGGCGAAGCGGCAGGAAAGCATGGACGGCATCGAGTTGCGGTTCGCCGTGAACTACCTCGCCGGATACCACCTCACCCGTCGGCTGCTGCCGCTGCTGCTGCCTCCGGCCAGGATCGTCAACGTGGCTTCGGCGGGGCAGCAGGAGATCGACTTCGCGGACCCGGAACTGCTCACCGGATATGACGGCATGACCGCCTACATGCGCAGCAAACTCGCCCAGGTCATGTTCACCATCGACCTCGCGGAACAACTGCACGGCACCGGGGTCACCGCCAACGCGCTGCACCCTGCCACGTTCATGGACACCGCCATGGTGCGTCAGGCGGGCAGGACCCCGGTCAGCACAGTGGCGGAGGGCGCACGCGCCACACTGCGGTTGATCACCGAGGCGGAACTGGACGGTGTCAGCGGCCGGTACTTCGACGGCACCCGCAGGGCGCAGCCGCACCCGCAGGCGACCGACCCTTCGGCGCGGGAACGGCTTCGGCTGCTCAGCGACGAGTTGATCGCCACCGCGCTCAAGCCGGGGGCGTGA
- a CDS encoding neutral zinc metallopeptidase, with product MTQPPPPGPQYGYGYPVPPGPPRGPSKGPIILASVGGTVLLVLALIVVFTLTSGSDRSADGGFTNNAAATSTTAPTTTTAPTTTTTTSSPSSTTSSSRLDEPTVQQGPGKVFKLADHPILQDPNAGLQNLVCNLPAWQSTPSAAEAFFTAARECLDAAWGPFLRSYNLPFRSPELHFPSAASFRTACGTINVGIATAAYYCENNLYVPFDGLQTEQYGNRPGVYLALFAHEYGHHVQEVAGIMDAAWERIYAVGQDSPAGLELSRRKELQAQCFSGMFLGAHVDRGGTITRDMYDEAWNDQETRGDDTSGTHDHGSNANYAAWWRAGAYDNRIADCNTFAASSTEVS from the coding sequence ATGACACAACCGCCGCCACCGGGTCCGCAGTACGGCTACGGCTACCCGGTGCCGCCGGGACCGCCGCGCGGGCCGTCGAAGGGCCCGATCATCCTGGCCTCCGTGGGCGGAACCGTGCTGCTGGTACTCGCGCTCATCGTGGTGTTCACGCTGACCAGCGGGTCCGACAGGTCGGCGGACGGCGGGTTCACCAACAACGCCGCGGCGACGTCCACGACCGCGCCGACCACCACCACGGCGCCCACCACGACGACAACGACCAGTTCGCCGTCGAGCACGACCTCGTCGTCACGGCTGGACGAGCCCACGGTCCAGCAGGGGCCTGGCAAGGTCTTCAAGCTGGCCGACCACCCGATCCTGCAGGACCCCAACGCCGGGTTGCAGAACCTGGTGTGCAACCTGCCCGCATGGCAGAGCACGCCCTCGGCCGCCGAGGCGTTCTTCACGGCGGCGCGTGAATGTCTCGACGCCGCATGGGGACCGTTCCTGCGGTCGTACAACCTGCCGTTTCGATCGCCGGAACTGCACTTCCCGTCGGCGGCGAGCTTTCGGACCGCGTGCGGCACCATCAACGTCGGAATCGCCACGGCCGCGTACTACTGCGAGAACAACCTGTACGTGCCCTTCGACGGGCTGCAGACCGAGCAGTACGGCAACCGTCCCGGTGTCTACCTCGCGCTGTTCGCGCACGAGTACGGGCACCACGTGCAGGAGGTAGCTGGGATCATGGACGCGGCGTGGGAGCGGATCTACGCGGTGGGGCAGGACAGCCCTGCAGGGCTCGAACTGTCACGGCGCAAGGAACTGCAGGCACAGTGCTTCTCCGGGATGTTCCTCGGCGCGCACGTGGACCGGGGCGGCACCATCACGCGGGACATGTACGACGAGGCCTGGAACGACCAGGAGACCAGGGGCGACGACACCTCGGGCACCCACGACCACGGCAGCAACGCCAACTACGCCGCTTGGTGGCGCGCGGGCGCGTACGACAACCGCATCGCCGACTGCAACACCTTCGCGGCGAGCAGCACCGAGGTCTCCTGA
- a CDS encoding potassium channel family protein, translating into MPVTTVSPAKAIARRVVFATAVLLGMVLIVYLDRDGYRDSNGDGVSLLDSFYYATVSLSTTGYGDIAPVTDAARLINVVLITPMRVLFLIVLIGTTLEVLTERSRQAHRIQKWRRKVRDHFVVVGFGTKGRSAVNALLAEEDVEPNQVVIVDTEQAALDAASARGLITVHGSATRSDVLRVAGIQRARAVVVAPNRDDTAVLVTLTARELAPKARILVSVREAENVHLLKQSGADQVVVSSETAGRLLGIATRTPRVVDMVEDLLTPETGLAIAERAVEPSEEGGSPRHLPDIVLGLVRDGELYRVDAPEADSLEPGDRLLYVRKAALPEQSPR; encoded by the coding sequence ATGCCGGTGACGACGGTGAGCCCGGCCAAGGCGATCGCGCGCAGGGTGGTGTTCGCCACGGCGGTGCTGCTGGGAATGGTGCTCATCGTCTACCTCGACCGCGATGGCTACCGCGACTCCAACGGCGACGGTGTCTCGCTGCTTGACAGCTTCTACTACGCCACCGTGTCGCTTTCCACCACCGGATACGGCGACATCGCGCCGGTCACCGACGCGGCCAGGCTGATCAATGTGGTGCTCATCACCCCGATGCGGGTGTTGTTCCTGATCGTGCTCATCGGCACGACACTCGAGGTACTCACCGAACGGTCCCGGCAGGCGCACAGGATCCAGAAATGGAGGCGCAAGGTGCGAGACCACTTTGTGGTCGTCGGCTTCGGCACGAAGGGGCGGTCCGCGGTCAACGCGCTGCTGGCCGAGGAGGACGTCGAGCCGAACCAGGTCGTGATCGTCGACACCGAGCAGGCCGCCCTCGACGCGGCCAGCGCGAGGGGCCTGATCACCGTGCACGGCTCGGCCACCCGGTCCGACGTGCTACGCGTGGCCGGCATCCAACGCGCTCGCGCCGTCGTGGTGGCCCCCAACCGCGACGACACAGCGGTGCTGGTCACCCTCACCGCGCGCGAACTCGCGCCGAAGGCCCGCATCCTGGTGTCGGTGCGCGAGGCCGAGAACGTTCACCTGCTGAAACAGTCCGGTGCCGACCAGGTGGTCGTGTCGAGCGAAACCGCGGGAAGGCTGTTGGGGATCGCGACCAGGACACCGCGCGTGGTGGACATGGTCGAGGATCTGCTCACCCCGGAAACCGGTCTCGCCATCGCGGAGCGGGCGGTGGAGCCGTCGGAGGAGGGGGGCTCACCACGGCACCTGCCCGACATCGTGCTGGGGCTGGTGCGCGACGGCGAGCTGTACCGGGTGGATGCCCCTGAGGCCGACTCGCTCGAGCCGGGGGACCGGCTGCTCTACGTTCGCAAGGCCGCGTTGCCCGAGCAGTCCCCGCGCTGA
- a CDS encoding YciC family protein encodes MTDSTGWSAPDPDNRSQLPKYPAQSGHGGYGAGGPGKPGVIPLRPLAVGEILEGAVGTMRRHAGVVFGSSAVIALLSAGLYIIADLWILDATAPPPVIDPNASPEVQLDQALAALGDNLANAGVMGVINLLTQTFLAGLLTVVVGKAVLGRPIGFAQAWEELRPRLLPLFGLTVVVTLLVAVGLVLFIVPGVWLFVLFSLAAPALVLERGSIGDALRRSPVLVRQSWWRVFGVLLLAMLIGFLISFVIQLPFGLLAGDPTATAGLTVNDVLILELGNAVAQTIVVPFASAVTALLYIDQRMCKERLDEELARSAGGGA; translated from the coding sequence ATGACAGACTCTACGGGTTGGTCCGCACCGGACCCCGACAACCGCTCTCAACTTCCGAAATATCCAGCCCAATCGGGGCACGGCGGGTACGGCGCGGGTGGACCGGGCAAACCCGGGGTGATCCCGCTACGCCCGCTGGCGGTCGGCGAGATCCTCGAAGGCGCCGTCGGCACCATGCGCAGGCACGCGGGAGTGGTGTTCGGGTCCTCGGCGGTGATCGCGCTGCTCAGCGCGGGCCTGTACATCATCGCCGACCTGTGGATCCTGGATGCGACGGCGCCGCCGCCGGTGATCGATCCGAACGCCAGCCCGGAGGTACAACTCGATCAGGCGCTCGCCGCGCTCGGCGACAACCTGGCCAACGCGGGCGTGATGGGCGTCATCAACCTACTCACCCAGACCTTCCTCGCCGGTCTCCTCACCGTGGTGGTCGGCAAGGCCGTGCTCGGCAGGCCCATCGGTTTCGCCCAGGCATGGGAGGAGCTGCGCCCCCGACTGCTGCCGCTGTTCGGGCTGACGGTCGTCGTCACGCTGCTGGTCGCGGTCGGCCTCGTGCTGTTCATCGTTCCGGGAGTGTGGCTGTTCGTGTTGTTCAGCCTCGCCGCGCCCGCGCTGGTGCTGGAACGCGGCAGCATCGGCGATGCTCTGCGGCGGTCGCCGGTGCTGGTGAGGCAGTCCTGGTGGCGGGTCTTCGGCGTGTTGCTGCTCGCCATGCTCATCGGGTTCCTGATCAGCTTCGTCATCCAGCTTCCGTTCGGCTTGCTCGCCGGTGACCCGACCGCCACTGCCGGGCTCACCGTGAACGACGTGCTGATCCTGGAGTTGGGCAACGCGGTCGCGCAGACGATCGTCGTGCCGTTCGCGTCGGCGGTGACGGCACTGCTCTACATCGACCAGCGCATGTGCAAGGAACGTCTCGACGAGGAGTTGGCCCGTTCCGCGGGAGGCGGGGCCTGA
- the nudC gene encoding NAD(+) diphosphatase yields the protein MNTAPFQLGQLPALSRSTADRNESLRADAERLLARWPAARVLLLDRRGRTPVPERAAREPRGEPVPLATRKAIDFGEHPPGNAAFLGQWQDTDYWFLPGEAGEDAETVSIPGGWGGWQDAPASEGEVWVDLRGHGSMLDDASAGLLTTAEALRNWHWRARFCSRCGGESELGQFGWVSVCGRCGKEEYPRTDPAVICLVHDDLGTNGEHVLLARQPVWPPKRYSVLAGFVEAGESLEGCVEREIREEVGVDVGDIRYLGSQPWPFPRSIMLGFAARAQAGASLRPADGEIEEALWVPRDEVRAAFAGKHRNLLLPGASSIAHVMLRAWAEANR from the coding sequence ATGAACACCGCGCCGTTCCAGCTGGGGCAGCTTCCCGCGCTGTCCCGGTCGACGGCGGACCGCAACGAGTCGTTGCGGGCCGACGCGGAGCGGTTGCTGGCACGGTGGCCTGCCGCGCGGGTGCTGCTGCTGGACCGGCGCGGTCGCACCCCGGTGCCGGAACGCGCGGCGCGGGAACCGCGTGGCGAGCCCGTCCCACTGGCCACCCGCAAGGCGATCGACTTCGGTGAACATCCCCCGGGGAACGCGGCGTTCCTCGGCCAGTGGCAGGACACCGACTACTGGTTCCTGCCAGGCGAGGCTGGCGAGGACGCCGAAACGGTGAGCATCCCCGGCGGTTGGGGTGGCTGGCAGGACGCGCCCGCCTCCGAAGGCGAGGTGTGGGTGGACCTGCGTGGGCACGGCTCGATGCTGGACGATGCCTCGGCCGGGCTGCTCACCACCGCCGAGGCGCTGCGCAACTGGCATTGGCGCGCGCGGTTCTGCTCACGCTGCGGTGGGGAGAGCGAGCTCGGGCAGTTCGGCTGGGTGTCGGTGTGCGGCCGCTGCGGCAAAGAGGAGTATCCGCGCACCGATCCTGCGGTGATCTGCCTTGTGCACGACGACCTCGGCACCAACGGCGAGCACGTGCTGCTGGCGAGGCAACCGGTGTGGCCACCGAAGCGGTATTCGGTGCTCGCCGGGTTCGTCGAGGCGGGGGAGTCCCTCGAGGGATGTGTCGAGCGGGAGATCCGTGAGGAGGTCGGCGTCGACGTCGGTGACATCCGCTACCTCGGCAGCCAGCCGTGGCCGTTCCCGCGCTCGATCATGCTCGGCTTCGCGGCAAGGGCGCAGGCAGGGGCGTCGCTTCGGCCCGCCGACGGTGAGATCGAGGAGGCGCTGTGGGTGCCGCGGGACGAGGTGCGTGCCGCCTTCGCGGGAAAGCACCGAAACCTGCTGCTTCCCGGCGCTTCGTCGATCGCCCACGTCATGTTGCGGGCGTGGGCCGAGGCGAACCGGTGA